Proteins co-encoded in one Arthrobacter alpinus genomic window:
- a CDS encoding IclR family transcriptional regulator: MGYNDSLSGLASVQKAFALLDVVAAHNRGMSAKEIAAELSMPLPTVYRLLKTLVASGHLVHLRDESLYGLGYKLHALDNSLRRQVGTPPSVARLVHELHVRADAAAYYAVHRGEDIVVAHVVDSPARPRITPMGFGFNDGAHATAFGKVLLAAMDTDRCTAYLESHGMPGMTAATIMDPAAFEIELDEVRSSGIAIEREEFIRGASCMAAPVTTAAGQTVGSVAVSMDPSEFRARYSEVSVLLRDVASRVSRALRGTPLLGR; encoded by the coding sequence ATGGGATACAACGATTCACTGTCTGGTCTTGCTTCGGTCCAAAAGGCCTTCGCGCTGCTGGATGTGGTCGCAGCCCACAATCGTGGAATGTCGGCAAAAGAGATAGCAGCTGAGCTGAGCATGCCGCTACCAACGGTCTATCGGCTCCTGAAGACGCTGGTCGCTTCGGGACATCTGGTCCATCTCCGCGACGAGAGCCTCTACGGGCTGGGCTATAAGTTGCATGCCTTGGACAATTCCCTGCGCCGGCAGGTTGGAACACCTCCGTCGGTAGCGCGGCTGGTGCATGAACTGCATGTGCGTGCCGACGCAGCAGCCTATTACGCCGTCCATCGTGGCGAAGATATTGTTGTGGCCCACGTGGTTGACTCCCCTGCCCGGCCACGCATCACGCCCATGGGCTTTGGGTTCAACGACGGCGCACATGCCACAGCATTTGGCAAGGTACTCCTGGCAGCTATGGATACTGATCGGTGCACGGCCTACCTTGAGAGCCACGGAATGCCGGGAATGACGGCGGCCACGATCATGGACCCCGCAGCTTTTGAAATCGAACTCGATGAGGTGCGTTCCTCGGGCATCGCGATCGAGCGCGAAGAATTCATCCGCGGCGCGTCCTGCATGGCCGCCCCAGTCACCACTGCAGCAGGGCAGACGGTCGGTTCTGTCGCCGTATCCATGGACCCTTCCGAGTTTCGTGCCCGCTACAGCGAAGTTTCTGTTCTACTGCGCGATGTGGCCTCGCGCGTCAGTCGCGCTTTGCGCGGAACCCCGCTGCTCGGGCGCTAA
- a CDS encoding GMC family oxidoreductase, translating into MSVEENSVRYEYDDDSVVVIVGSGAGGGTLAHELVSKGVKVVMLEAGPYLKNEDYHQDEWGAFNQMAWLDPRTTTGSWRIARDFPNLPAWIVKAVGGTTTHWSGATPRFKAHEFKARKTYGRIDGANLLDWPITLTDLEPYYDLAEKKMGSSHRHGRPPLPANNNYKVFANGAERLGYRQYATGPYATNAEPYDGRPASIQDGFNFQGDKNKSKWSTMVSEIPKSLRTGLLDLRPDSHAVQVTHTAKGKADGVVYIDADGNPQRQKARVVAVAGNSIETPRLLLLSASPLFPDGLANSSGQLGRNYMRHTTGTVFAKFDQVINMHRGETMAGLIADESRHDPERGFSGGYYMETISLGPAFLASFVEPGGWGPEFTALLDNYINTAGMWITGEDMPQEGNRITLNTKVTDRLGLPVPNVHFDDHPNDVAMREHGYQQGSLVFEAVGALSTHRTPPYPSTHNLGTARMSERPEDGVVNAFGQAHDVPNLFISDGSQFTTGAAANPTLTIVALAIRQAEYIVDQFATSAL; encoded by the coding sequence ATGAGCGTCGAAGAAAATTCAGTCCGTTACGAGTACGACGACGACTCCGTAGTTGTCATTGTCGGGTCCGGGGCAGGCGGAGGTACTTTGGCCCACGAGCTGGTCTCCAAGGGCGTGAAGGTCGTTATGCTCGAGGCGGGTCCGTACCTCAAGAATGAGGACTATCACCAAGATGAATGGGGTGCCTTCAACCAGATGGCCTGGCTGGATCCGCGCACCACCACAGGGTCGTGGCGGATCGCCCGAGACTTCCCCAACCTCCCAGCCTGGATCGTGAAAGCCGTGGGCGGAACCACAACCCACTGGTCAGGGGCAACACCGCGTTTCAAGGCCCATGAGTTCAAGGCGCGCAAGACATATGGTCGCATTGACGGAGCCAATTTACTGGACTGGCCCATCACCTTGACCGATCTGGAACCGTATTACGATCTCGCAGAAAAGAAGATGGGCAGCAGCCATCGTCACGGCAGACCGCCGCTGCCGGCCAACAATAACTACAAGGTCTTCGCCAACGGTGCCGAGCGTTTGGGATACCGCCAATACGCCACGGGCCCCTACGCCACCAACGCGGAACCCTATGATGGCCGGCCCGCATCCATTCAGGACGGTTTCAACTTCCAAGGCGATAAGAACAAATCAAAGTGGTCCACCATGGTTTCGGAAATTCCGAAGTCGCTGCGCACCGGGCTGCTGGACCTGCGCCCGGATTCACATGCCGTGCAGGTCACCCACACCGCCAAGGGCAAGGCTGACGGCGTGGTCTATATTGATGCCGATGGCAATCCGCAGCGACAAAAGGCGCGAGTTGTGGCCGTTGCCGGCAACTCCATTGAGACCCCGCGGCTCCTGTTGCTCTCGGCATCGCCGCTCTTCCCGGATGGCTTGGCCAACTCCTCGGGACAACTGGGCCGGAACTATATGCGTCACACCACCGGCACCGTCTTTGCGAAGTTCGATCAGGTCATCAACATGCATCGCGGAGAGACCATGGCCGGGCTGATTGCCGATGAATCTCGACACGATCCCGAGCGCGGATTCTCTGGTGGCTATTACATGGAGACCATCTCGCTTGGGCCGGCGTTCCTGGCGAGCTTTGTGGAGCCCGGGGGATGGGGTCCTGAATTTACGGCGCTGCTGGACAACTACATCAATACGGCTGGGATGTGGATCACCGGTGAGGACATGCCGCAGGAGGGCAATCGGATCACGCTGAATACCAAGGTCACCGACCGGCTCGGCTTGCCCGTCCCCAATGTGCACTTCGATGATCATCCAAACGACGTCGCCATGCGCGAGCATGGGTATCAGCAGGGATCGTTGGTCTTTGAAGCAGTGGGTGCCCTGTCCACACACCGAACTCCGCCGTATCCGTCCACGCACAATCTCGGGACGGCGCGGATGAGCGAGCGTCCGGAAGACGGCGTCGTCAACGCCTTTGGGCAGGCGCATGACGTGCCGAATCTGTTCATTTCGGATGGTTCGCAGTTCACTACGGGTGCTGCCGCCAACCCGACGCTGACGATTGTTGCGCTGGCTATTCGCCAGGCGGAGTACATCGTGGATCAGTTCGCCACATCAGCGCTGTAG
- a CDS encoding SDR family NAD(P)-dependent oxidoreductase: protein MEASTSRVALITGAGRGIGRAIAERLAEDGNDIIVADIPGAQENIDAVVAAVEQRGRRAVGVTGDVSNPEDIERMIQEGTDALGDLSVFIANAGIAQVEEILDVKPEALDRMIDVNLKGVFYSYQSAARRFIAQGTSGKIIAAASIVAFRPFPVLASYSATKWAVRGLTQAAAMEFAKHNITVNAYAPGVVGTAMWELIDEKLTERDGTPRGSALQSQVANILAGRVSEPEDVAKLVSYLSGPDSDHMTGQTVLIDGGINFS from the coding sequence ATGGAAGCATCCACTTCACGCGTCGCCTTGATCACCGGAGCAGGCAGGGGAATTGGGCGGGCCATCGCCGAAAGGCTGGCTGAGGACGGCAACGACATCATTGTCGCCGACATCCCCGGGGCTCAGGAGAACATCGATGCGGTGGTTGCCGCCGTCGAACAGCGCGGCCGCCGCGCTGTGGGCGTTACGGGGGACGTCTCCAATCCCGAGGACATCGAGCGCATGATCCAGGAAGGAACTGACGCTCTGGGCGACTTGAGCGTGTTCATTGCCAACGCGGGCATCGCCCAGGTCGAAGAGATCCTCGATGTCAAGCCGGAGGCCCTTGACAGGATGATCGATGTGAACCTCAAAGGCGTCTTCTACTCCTACCAATCGGCCGCACGGCGCTTTATCGCGCAGGGCACTAGCGGAAAGATCATTGCCGCAGCGTCCATCGTTGCTTTCCGGCCGTTTCCGGTGTTGGCGTCTTATTCGGCAACCAAGTGGGCGGTGCGTGGGCTGACGCAGGCTGCGGCAATGGAGTTCGCAAAGCACAACATTACTGTCAACGCCTATGCGCCAGGCGTTGTGGGCACGGCTATGTGGGAGCTCATCGATGAGAAGCTCACCGAACGGGATGGAACGCCACGCGGCAGCGCACTCCAGTCGCAGGTGGCAAACATCCTGGCTGGCCGAGTCTCCGAACCCGAAGATGTCGCCAAGTTGGTGTCATACCTTTCAGGACCTGATTCGGATCACATGACAGGTCAGACGGTATTGATCGACGGTGGTATCAACTTCTCTTAG
- a CDS encoding GNAT family N-acetyltransferase, with protein MDIRVSAEEDWPGIFEFYRATMAEGRTYAFPENQTLEEARPWWMEQAPGRTVVAVDGPHIIGSAKMGPNRPGRGQHIATASFLVNPEHRSHGTGRRLGEYVISWARNEGYRGIQFNAVVESNHPAVHLWQSLGFRIIGTVPGAFNHPEDGFVGLHVMYLDLK; from the coding sequence ATGGACATCCGCGTAAGTGCTGAGGAAGACTGGCCAGGCATTTTCGAGTTCTACCGCGCGACGATGGCCGAAGGACGTACCTATGCCTTCCCCGAGAACCAGACGCTCGAGGAGGCCAGGCCCTGGTGGATGGAACAGGCACCAGGGCGAACTGTCGTCGCCGTCGACGGGCCGCACATCATCGGCTCGGCAAAAATGGGACCCAACCGGCCCGGCCGCGGCCAACACATCGCCACCGCATCATTCCTGGTCAATCCGGAGCACCGGAGCCACGGCACCGGACGCCGCCTCGGAGAGTATGTCATCAGCTGGGCCCGTAACGAAGGCTACCGTGGCATCCAGTTCAACGCCGTCGTTGAAAGTAATCACCCGGCGGTCCACCTATGGCAATCCCTCGGATTCCGCATCATCGGCACAGTTCCGGGCGCTTTCAATCATCCCGAGGACGGTTTTGTGGGCCTGCATGTGATGTATCTGGACCTCAAGTGA
- a CDS encoding VOC family protein produces the protein MENSPIIISFPIADRRTSFDFYTAGLGLSPIGEAAEDGVPEPLQFRVNDGLRLMLIPTGGFGWVVGNREVAPSSQSETFISITAASESGVDELVKQAQQAGATLVTAPGQQPWGYVGAFADPDGHVWQVTATSPPN, from the coding sequence ATGGAAAACTCACCAATAATCATCAGCTTTCCCATCGCTGACCGCCGCACATCTTTTGACTTCTACACGGCAGGACTTGGCCTGAGCCCCATAGGTGAGGCCGCCGAGGACGGCGTCCCGGAACCCTTGCAGTTCCGGGTCAATGACGGGCTGCGACTCATGCTCATTCCCACCGGAGGGTTCGGGTGGGTTGTCGGCAACCGGGAGGTCGCGCCGAGCAGCCAGAGCGAGACCTTTATCAGCATCACAGCAGCCAGCGAGTCCGGCGTCGACGAACTGGTTAAGCAGGCACAACAAGCAGGAGCCACGCTCGTCACGGCACCTGGACAACAGCCTTGGGGTTACGTTGGCGCCTTTGCTGATCCGGATGGGCATGTCTGGCAAGTAACTGCTACGTCGCCGCCGAACTGA
- a CDS encoding VOC family protein encodes MEMRLELVPLPTTDVDRSKAFYLDQVGFILDHDVEPGNGMRVVQMTPPGSACSVVVGVGISDPTAAPVHGLHLVVDDLETVQGALRGKGVDVSDISDMGGGVRYAYFSDPDGNSWALQQIFGSPRLPE; translated from the coding sequence ATGGAAATGCGGTTGGAATTGGTCCCGCTACCCACCACTGATGTTGATCGAAGCAAAGCCTTCTATCTCGACCAGGTGGGATTCATACTCGATCACGATGTGGAGCCGGGTAACGGTATGCGCGTTGTTCAGATGACTCCGCCGGGGTCAGCATGTTCCGTAGTCGTTGGGGTGGGCATCAGCGACCCAACTGCGGCGCCTGTCCACGGACTTCATTTGGTGGTGGATGACCTTGAGACCGTCCAAGGTGCCCTGCGAGGCAAGGGGGTAGACGTCTCTGACATTAGCGATATGGGAGGCGGCGTCAGGTATGCGTACTTCAGTGATCCTGACGGCAATTCTTGGGCCTTGCAGCAGATATTCGGTTCGCCACGTTTGCCTGAGTAG
- a CDS encoding App1 family protein has product MPSSSRKPPSGTTAKQQSSAPANSAATPPRARALLGHVMRVADALHTIRGRIATSTGAVPTVMAYPGYGSTSWVRVLARVVLMRTSGDSTAGTVRGWRAFMSVPVRSSTVEVELDGVAHLVQADAGGLVDVVLECSLTPGWHTITLRSAGAEPAQARVQIVDPDARFGIVSDIDDTVMVTALPRPLLALWNTLVLSERARTPTPGMAVMLDRVMAQNPGAPILYLSTGAWNVAPALARFLARNLYPDGVLLLTDWGPTRQHWFRSGPQHKLGNLARLAKEFPSVKWLLIGDDGQHDPAIYAEFARTHPQQTAAVAIRQLSPSEALLAGGHTHEDSAAFHHGDVPWVSAPDGAGLAEQLAELGML; this is encoded by the coding sequence ATGCCCTCGTCTTCGCGCAAGCCCCCGTCCGGCACTACTGCCAAGCAGCAATCGAGCGCCCCTGCCAACTCCGCCGCAACACCACCGCGGGCGCGGGCGCTGCTTGGACACGTCATGCGCGTGGCCGATGCCCTCCATACCATTCGCGGACGCATTGCCACCTCAACCGGCGCGGTCCCCACCGTGATGGCCTACCCCGGCTACGGCAGCACCAGTTGGGTGCGCGTGCTGGCCCGGGTGGTGCTGATGCGCACCTCCGGGGACAGCACCGCAGGCACTGTGCGCGGCTGGCGAGCCTTCATGAGCGTGCCCGTTCGCAGCAGCACCGTTGAGGTAGAGCTCGACGGCGTGGCTCACCTGGTGCAGGCCGATGCCGGTGGGCTAGTGGATGTGGTGCTGGAATGCTCCCTGACACCGGGATGGCACACCATCACCCTGCGAAGTGCCGGTGCTGAACCCGCGCAGGCTCGCGTTCAGATCGTCGATCCGGATGCCCGTTTCGGCATCGTCTCTGATATTGACGACACCGTCATGGTCACTGCTTTACCCCGGCCGCTCTTGGCGCTCTGGAACACGTTGGTTCTCAGTGAGCGCGCACGGACACCCACTCCGGGCATGGCCGTCATGCTGGACCGGGTCATGGCGCAGAACCCCGGCGCTCCCATCCTGTATTTATCCACCGGCGCCTGGAACGTGGCCCCGGCGCTGGCCCGCTTCCTGGCCCGGAACTTGTACCCCGACGGTGTGCTGTTACTCACCGATTGGGGCCCTACACGCCAGCATTGGTTCCGCAGCGGGCCACAACACAAACTCGGCAATTTGGCGCGCCTGGCCAAGGAATTCCCAAGCGTCAAGTGGCTGCTGATCGGCGACGACGGCCAGCATGATCCCGCCATTTATGCCGAGTTCGCCCGGACTCATCCACAGCAAACAGCGGCTGTTGCCATCCGCCAACTGTCCCCCAGCGAGGCGCTGCTGGCCGGTGGGCACACCCATGAGGACAGTGCCGCGTTCCATCACGGCGATGTACCGTGGGTTTCGGCGCCGGATGGGGCAGGCCTTGCAGAGCAACTCGCAGAGCTGGGAATGCTCTAG
- a CDS encoding diacylglycerol/lipid kinase family protein: MTENNSSQDKRAAVVINPVKSPDDEFKTNFFQLCADAGWAEPLWLETTEEDPGAGQARQALEAGVDVVIAAGGDGTVRTVASVLVGTDTAMGLMPLGTGNLLARNLGMDVTDPLNAAKSVLSGSETKIDVVKAVLDHGKQEQLFLVAAGVGYDAAIMGDTNDDLKDRVGWLAYVEAGIRKLPGKPVGATITIEGNHPVHRKVRSVMVGNCGKLMGDVQIFPDALYTDGILDLLVLAPRGRFGWLSVVAGVFGKGSKRNKSVQSYSGKSAVIELASPQEFQVDGDHLGEVSHLKVSVEPLALIIRMTAAAK; the protein is encoded by the coding sequence ATGACCGAGAATAACTCTTCGCAGGACAAGCGCGCCGCCGTTGTCATTAACCCTGTCAAGTCTCCGGATGATGAGTTCAAGACGAACTTTTTCCAGCTGTGCGCTGATGCGGGCTGGGCCGAACCGTTGTGGCTGGAAACCACTGAGGAAGACCCGGGCGCCGGTCAGGCGAGGCAGGCGCTTGAGGCAGGGGTCGACGTCGTTATTGCAGCAGGCGGCGACGGCACCGTCCGCACGGTGGCCTCAGTCCTGGTCGGCACTGACACCGCCATGGGCTTGATGCCGCTGGGCACAGGTAATTTGCTGGCCCGCAACTTGGGGATGGACGTCACCGATCCGCTCAATGCGGCCAAAAGTGTCTTGTCCGGATCCGAAACGAAAATTGACGTGGTCAAGGCCGTTCTTGACCACGGAAAACAGGAACAGCTCTTTCTGGTCGCCGCAGGGGTGGGTTACGACGCTGCCATCATGGGTGATACCAACGATGATCTCAAGGACCGGGTGGGCTGGTTGGCCTATGTTGAAGCCGGCATCCGCAAGCTTCCAGGCAAGCCCGTAGGCGCCACCATCACCATTGAGGGGAACCACCCCGTCCACCGAAAAGTGCGCAGCGTGATGGTGGGTAATTGCGGAAAGCTGATGGGCGATGTTCAAATCTTCCCCGACGCCCTGTACACCGACGGCATCTTGGACCTGTTGGTCCTCGCCCCGCGCGGCCGCTTTGGCTGGTTGAGCGTGGTGGCCGGCGTCTTTGGCAAGGGCAGCAAGCGGAACAAGTCAGTTCAGAGTTACTCGGGCAAATCCGCTGTCATTGAACTGGCTAGTCCGCAGGAATTCCAGGTCGACGGCGATCACCTGGGCGAGGTGAGCCATCTCAAGGTCAGCGTGGAGCCACTGGCGCTGATCATCAGAATGACGGCCGCGGCAAAGTAA
- a CDS encoding phosphatase PAP2 family protein produces the protein MSWQQKFIVEERKVAASTRRRLYRSSLVLMVVGLVLFGLLVVSVMTQSGLQRFDQPVADWFLALRSDGLTAIMSVLAVAFGPTALPIIVLVVLVAWTLLAKHAWRPILLAGGMITGVVLAKVIAPLVQHPRPPVDLMLMGADSSYSFPSGHVLGTADFLLILAFLIASRRQNQALTVLLFSLAAVVILAQVASRLYLGYHWITDTAASISLSLVILGAIMAIDTHRTVRVHGELIRGEKSQPQVDGT, from the coding sequence ATGAGTTGGCAGCAAAAGTTCATTGTGGAGGAGAGAAAAGTTGCTGCTTCCACGCGGCGGCGCCTGTACCGCAGCTCGCTAGTGCTGATGGTGGTGGGGCTGGTACTTTTTGGGCTGCTCGTTGTCAGTGTCATGACCCAGAGCGGGTTGCAGCGCTTCGATCAGCCGGTGGCAGACTGGTTTCTCGCGCTGCGGAGCGATGGGCTCACGGCCATCATGAGCGTGTTGGCAGTGGCGTTCGGCCCCACTGCATTGCCCATCATTGTCCTGGTGGTCCTTGTGGCCTGGACGCTGCTGGCAAAACATGCTTGGCGGCCCATCTTGCTGGCAGGCGGGATGATCACTGGCGTGGTTTTGGCCAAGGTGATCGCCCCACTGGTCCAGCATCCGCGGCCGCCAGTGGATCTCATGCTCATGGGGGCCGACAGCTCCTACTCCTTTCCCTCCGGCCATGTTCTGGGCACAGCGGATTTCCTGCTCATACTGGCTTTTCTGATTGCTAGCCGCCGTCAAAATCAGGCCCTGACGGTGCTGTTGTTCAGCCTTGCCGCCGTGGTCATTCTGGCGCAGGTGGCCAGCCGGCTGTACCTGGGCTATCACTGGATCACTGACACGGCGGCATCCATTTCACTATCCCTTGTCATCCTAGGAGCCATCATGGCCATCGATACACACAGGACGGTCCGCGTCCACGGGGAACTCATCCGCGGCGAGAAGTCCCAACCCCAGGTGGATGGAACATGA
- a CDS encoding DUF1206 domain-containing protein, protein MSAANEAHQAVSKAGNSRALTIMARLGFAASGLMHLLMGYLAIRIANHQGGESDQSGAFAQMVKLPGGMILLWVTVVGLTALALWLLAQAALGIGSSSKKRWVRSAISLGKGVAYAALASTALSLALRHPSDSSESAQQASGTILSLPGGQALLIAVGVLTAGIGGYFIYKGARKKFHEDIVLPSGHAKRAVDALAMTGYIAKGIAIVTLGVLFIVAAVQVDPKDAAGLDGALKALVALPFGEAILIVIGVGLIAYGLYSFARARLARL, encoded by the coding sequence ATGAGTGCCGCGAACGAGGCTCATCAGGCTGTCAGCAAAGCCGGAAACAGCCGGGCGCTGACCATCATGGCAAGGCTCGGCTTCGCGGCCAGTGGTCTGATGCATTTGCTGATGGGCTACCTCGCCATAAGGATCGCGAACCACCAGGGTGGGGAATCGGACCAGTCGGGAGCCTTCGCGCAGATGGTGAAGCTGCCCGGCGGCATGATCCTGTTGTGGGTCACAGTGGTGGGCCTGACGGCCCTGGCGCTGTGGCTTCTGGCTCAGGCCGCGCTGGGCATAGGGTCTTCGTCCAAAAAGCGTTGGGTTCGCAGTGCCATTTCGCTCGGCAAGGGTGTGGCCTATGCCGCACTGGCGTCGACGGCGCTCTCGCTGGCCCTGCGCCACCCATCTGATTCTTCCGAGAGTGCGCAGCAAGCCAGCGGGACAATTCTTTCTCTTCCGGGCGGGCAGGCGCTGCTCATCGCTGTTGGTGTTCTCACGGCTGGCATTGGCGGGTACTTCATTTACAAGGGCGCCCGAAAGAAGTTCCATGAGGACATCGTGCTGCCGTCAGGTCATGCCAAGAGGGCCGTGGATGCGCTGGCGATGACCGGATACATTGCCAAGGGCATCGCTATTGTGACGTTGGGCGTGCTGTTCATCGTTGCCGCCGTGCAGGTGGACCCCAAGGATGCTGCGGGCCTGGATGGCGCATTGAAAGCCCTCGTCGCGCTGCCGTTCGGGGAGGCCATCTTGATCGTGATCGGCGTGGGGCTCATTGCCTACGGACTCTACAGTTTTGCCCGCGCCCGCCTGGCGCGCCTCTAA
- the bioD gene encoding dethiobiotin synthase, with the protein MNQPTIIFVTGTDTGVGKTVTTAALAASLAAAGATVAAYKPTQTGVTGEEAGDMDEVRRLSGIWSVTEGIRLAVPMAPVAAAELERRILPSVTQHVNNISEVLETHGIVLVEGAGGLLVEMDERAHTLADLAGRVKELARVLTIVVCRSGLGTLNHTELTLEALDRRGLPAAGLVIGSWPESPTDLERGNLRYLNSLRVPLLGSLPAGASELAPDTFRERMPHYLHLPQLWSES; encoded by the coding sequence ATGAATCAGCCCACCATCATTTTCGTCACCGGAACCGACACCGGCGTTGGAAAAACTGTCACGACGGCGGCCCTAGCGGCTTCCCTTGCGGCGGCTGGAGCCACCGTGGCCGCTTACAAACCCACCCAAACAGGCGTCACTGGCGAGGAAGCCGGAGACATGGACGAGGTGCGCCGACTCAGCGGAATCTGGAGCGTGACCGAGGGTATCCGGCTGGCGGTGCCCATGGCCCCGGTTGCCGCAGCAGAACTAGAGAGACGGATACTGCCGTCCGTGACCCAGCACGTGAACAACATCAGCGAGGTGCTAGAGACCCACGGCATTGTCCTTGTTGAGGGTGCCGGTGGGCTGCTGGTGGAAATGGATGAACGAGCTCACACACTCGCGGATCTTGCAGGACGTGTGAAGGAACTGGCTCGGGTCCTCACTATTGTGGTCTGCCGGAGTGGTTTGGGGACCTTGAATCACACTGAATTGACGCTTGAAGCCTTGGATCGCCGCGGACTTCCTGCGGCCGGATTGGTCATTGGCTCATGGCCGGAATCGCCCACAGACCTTGAGCGTGGAAACCTCCGCTACCTCAACTCCCTCCGCGTGCCATTGCTGGGCTCCCTGCCAGCAGGCGCGTCCGAGTTGGCGCCGGACACATTCCGGGAGCGCATGCCCCACTATCTGCATCTGCCTCAGTTGTGGTCGGAATCGTAG
- a CDS encoding cytochrome P450, which produces MNLTSISNPQLVKEAMRRTEDFVPTNALTSVVEMAPGTLRILARARFALPPVLASATGEKHRSVRTMVGKFFTPAKVMGITEHVRALSVERLKVTAEALDRGSVSRDVPGSSVVDLAESIAMHIPPIIMAELTGLPLPELSLLKRWSRDSLELFWGWPDAERQLHLAHSAAEFYCWLRGEAEAARGTDSLFGVLHAAGLSQAEVCSLGYFLVIAGQETTSLLISTALYRGIEKAQSPGAPAWAELAEPVAAAAHVRKVLATESSVHTWRRAVARDTTLGGIDLPAGAEILLELSGHHPADTASTAYSLAFGHGLHRCLGAKLAELEATLVVEETARALPGLELTGPEPAWLRLLSFQAPLTVNVSGRNK; this is translated from the coding sequence TTGAACCTGACGAGCATTAGCAATCCGCAATTGGTCAAGGAAGCCATGCGGCGCACAGAGGACTTTGTGCCCACCAACGCCTTGACCTCAGTGGTGGAAATGGCGCCGGGTACGCTGCGCATTCTGGCCAGGGCGAGGTTCGCACTTCCTCCGGTGCTGGCGTCCGCCACGGGGGAGAAACACCGCTCCGTCCGGACTATGGTCGGGAAGTTTTTCACCCCCGCCAAGGTGATGGGCATAACTGAGCACGTCCGTGCACTGAGCGTGGAGCGGCTGAAGGTGACAGCCGAGGCGCTTGACCGCGGCTCCGTGAGCCGCGATGTCCCGGGCAGTAGCGTCGTGGACCTGGCTGAATCGATCGCCATGCACATCCCGCCTATCATCATGGCAGAGCTGACCGGCCTGCCGCTGCCCGAGCTGTCCCTACTGAAACGCTGGAGCCGGGATTCTCTGGAGCTATTCTGGGGTTGGCCAGACGCAGAGAGACAACTTCATCTGGCGCACAGTGCCGCAGAATTTTATTGCTGGCTTCGAGGAGAAGCAGAAGCCGCGCGTGGGACGGATTCCCTCTTCGGGGTGCTGCACGCTGCTGGTCTGAGCCAGGCCGAGGTTTGTTCCTTGGGGTATTTCCTGGTCATTGCCGGCCAAGAAACCACCTCCTTGTTGATCAGCACGGCACTGTATCGAGGGATCGAAAAAGCGCAGAGTCCTGGCGCCCCGGCGTGGGCTGAATTGGCGGAACCCGTTGCGGCCGCCGCGCACGTCCGTAAGGTTCTGGCAACCGAATCTTCCGTGCATACGTGGCGGCGGGCCGTTGCCCGGGACACCACGCTCGGCGGAATCGACCTGCCAGCCGGTGCCGAAATTTTGCTGGAGCTCAGTGGCCATCACCCCGCTGATACGGCCTCGACTGCGTATTCGCTAGCCTTCGGTCATGGTCTGCACCGCTGCCTGGGTGCCAAATTGGCCGAGCTGGAGGCGACGCTCGTGGTGGAGGAAACCGCGCGTGCCCTGCCGGGGCTGGAGCTTACGGGCCCGGAACCTGCCTGGCTTCGGTTGCTGTCCTTCCAAGCGCCGCTCACCGTGAACGTCTCCGGACGGAACAAATGA